In Rouxiella sp. WC2420, the following proteins share a genomic window:
- a CDS encoding DUF4312 family protein: protein MKQQLTTTVRVEGKGETKAAAFSSALSQVQRTVLKSTDNILLRIEPQDVKVITAEEKITHEKFLFFFLPRERKSYHVALDITVNMTVINTEQVIFTKK from the coding sequence ATGAAGCAACAATTAACCACGACGGTAAGAGTTGAGGGCAAAGGCGAAACCAAGGCTGCGGCTTTTTCGTCGGCGTTGAGTCAGGTACAACGAACCGTTCTTAAATCTACTGATAATATTTTGCTGCGCATTGAGCCGCAGGACGTCAAAGTCATTACAGCAGAAGAGAAGATCACTCACGAAAAGTTTTTATTCTTTTTTCTGCCAAGAGAAAGGAAGAGTTATCACGTGGCGTTAGATATTACCGTCAACATGACAGTAATTAATACTGA